The Natrinema saccharevitans genome includes the window TCCTCGGTCGTGCCCCGCGCCGTGGTCTCGGCGACGCCGCTTCCCTCGAGTTCGACGAACGTCTGGACGAGGCCGCGCCGATCCGTGACGAGCAGTTCGCCCGAGAGGTCGTAGAACCGGTCGTGGACCGGCCAGAGGAGGTTGACGCCGTTGAAGAAAGCGTCGAGCAGGACGTGTGCGAACAGCAACGCGGCCAGCGTCGCCCACGCGAGGCGGTGGCCGTACGCGCCCCACCGCCTCCGGACGAGCGACTCCTCGCGGTGTCGGGCGTCCCACAGCAGGGCAGCGGCGGGGAGAAGAACGATCCAGAGGTTGTGCAACGCCGCGCGGTGGGTCCCCGGCACGACGATGCCGATCAGCGTATCGAGATCGAGCAGGGCGCTCGCGCCCATCACGAGCAGGATGGCCCGCGTGTCGAACTCGTCGCCCAGCAGGGCGGTCCCGACCAGTCCCGCGAACGCGACGTGGACGACCGTCGATGGCATATCTCGGCGACTCGAACCGCGGGGGCTTGATTGTTTGGCCGGTGTCGCGGACTCGACCCTCGGCGGCGAACGCGTCCCTACCCCGTTCGGCGGTGGCGGACGTACTGCCCGAGAAAGACGAGCGCGAGGACGGCGCTTCCGACCTCGAGCGGCTCCGGGTGGAACGTCAGGACGGCGCTTGCGACCAACAGGGACCCGGCGACGACGGCGTACCCGACGGCCGGATCGCCGCCGTCGCTGGGCTCGACCGGGTCGGTCTTGACGACGAGTTCGCCGCGCTCGAGTTGGCCGAAGACGGAATCGAACCGCGCCGGGGCCCGAGCCAGGACGGGGGCCGACTCGCGGAGGTCGGTCCGGACGTCTGCCAGCAGCGCGTCGATCTCGCTCTCGATGAACCCGTGGTCGACGAGGAACGAGCGCGTGACCGCGATGAAGTCGAACTCGGGATCGAGGCTGCGGCAGACGCCCTCGCCGACCGTCCCGACCCGGACGAGCAACATGACGTTCGGCGGGATCCGGAACGGGAACTCCTGGAGCGTCGAGAACAGTTCGGTAATGATCCGCCGCCAGGTGATCTCCGACCGGCCCTCGAGGTTTTCGATCACCAGTTCGAGGACCTGCCTGACCGCGCTCCGGTCGACCGACTGATCCAGCACCTCGAGCGCGATCAGCGTGTTCAGCAGGCCATCGATGTCGCGGCGGACGAGGTGCCGGTAGAGGTTCGTGATGTCTTCCTGTTCCGCCTCGGAGAGTCGCCGACTCATGCCATAATCGTAGATGACGAGTCGGCCATCCGCCGTCACCGCGAGATTGCCGGGGTGTGGATCGGCGTGGAACACGCCGTCGACCAGCCCCATTTTCAGATACGTTCGGGCGATCAGCGTGGCCATCTCGGTCGGCCCGCGTCCGGCCGCCGCGAGCGCGTCATCGTCGGTGATCTTCGTCCCCTCGATGTACTCCATCGCGACGACCCGTTCGGAACAGAGGTCGTCGTAGGTCGCCGGAATGCGGACCCGATCGTCGTCGGCGAAGTTGTCCGCGATCGTCCGCATGATCTCGGCCTCGCGAGCGAAATCCAGTTCCTCGAGGACGATCGCCTCGAAGTCGTCGGCGACGTTCTCGATCGAGTAGCGCTGGTCCTCGTCGGCGACGGCCCGCAGCAGCGGGACGAGCCCCCTGACGACGCGGAGGTCCCGCTCGATCATCGGCTCGAGGCCGGGCCGGCGGACCTTCAGCGCGATCCGTTCGCCCTCGTAGTCGACGGTGTAGACGAACGCCAGCGACCCCCCGGCGACCGGCTCGAGCGTCTCGAGATCGAGGTCGTCGCCGAGTTCCGCCTCGACGACGGTCAGCGGATCGCCGCCGGCGTCTTCGGGGATCTCGTCTTGCAGCGACGCGAACGCCTCGACGTAGATCGGCGGCACGAGGTCGGGCCGAGTCGACAGCACCTGACCGATCTTGATAAACGCCGGTCCGAGGTCGACCATCGTCTCGGTCAGCCGACGAGCACGCTCCCGGTGAGTGGCCTCGGCGACCCGTCTGGGCGGCCCGAACACGAGGAACCGCCGTCGGTCCCGGAGGAAGGCGATCGCGATCGGGAGGAACCGTACGAGGACCTGCAGGTATCGGAGATAGTACCCCCTCATTCGCACGTCGGCGGGGCGTCAATCGGTCGACAGCTCATACCCCGTCTTCGAACACCGGCCACAAATACGTCCGTGGTCGCTCCCGGTATCGTGCGGTCGGTCGATCGACCCCGGTCTCGAGGCGACGAGCGGCCGGCCGCGGTCGTCTCCGGTAGCTACTTGGACCGACCGGGCGACCGTCGGGTATGAGCGGACGCGGACCCAAACGGGAACTCGCGGAGAAGATCGCCGGCGAGATCACGCTGAGCGACGACCCCGGCGCGACCCTGCGCAAGTGGCGCACCGATTTCGATGTCTCTCAGACCGATCTGGCGACCGAACTCGAGGTCTCCTCGTCGGTCATCTCCGACTACGAGAGCGGTCGCCGGGAGAGCCCCGGCATCGGCGTCGTCGGCCGACTCGTCGAGGGACTGCTCGCGATCGACGAGCGCCGCGGCGGCGAGCGCATCCGCCAGTACGGCCGGGTCCTCTCGGCGGGCTTCGAGAGCGACGTCGTCTACGACCTCCGGGAGTACGCCACCTCGATCCCCCTCGAGCGACTGCACGACGACCTCGAGGCGACCGAGGTCGCCTCGAGCGGCACCGACCGGGTCAGCGGTCACACCGTCATCGACAGCATCGAGGCGATCACGCGGCTCTCGAGCGAGGAGTTCTTTCGGCTCTACGGTCAGAGTACGAACCGCGTCCTCGTCTTTACGAACGTCACGCAGGGTGAGGGCGTCGGGATCGCCCTGCGGGTGGTCAACCCGACGCCGAACGCCGTCATCCTCCACGGCCTCGCGGAGGACGACCTCTGGGATCACGCGGAGGAACTCGCGCGCATCGACGGCTACTCGCTGGCCGTGACGAACGCGGATCTGGACGACGTCCTCGACAGTCTGGTTTCGATCGAATAGCGGCGCTCGAGACGTCTCGTGTCGTTTCGTGGGCGCTCCCACCGTCGATCGCGCTCCGATCACCACACAACCCTTTCTCATTTGTTGGGTTCTGTCGTGTATTTCCGAGCTTTCAGGATTTTTCAATCGGTGGGGATTCGAATACGCCCCACATACGTTCGCCTTCCGTGACGTTTATGCTGTCTCCGCCCCGTCCCTCTCGTAAGCGAGTATCCGGTTTCTGGATACCGACGCACGTGTCTCTCGATGCCCGTTGCCCGGGTGAGTATCCCGAAACGATGGGTTCGGACTCGATGCCGGGCCCGTTCGAGGGGCCAAACGCCCACATCACCGCAACTCAGTAACCAATGACGAAAGACCTCGAGCGAGACCTCGGACTGGCCTCGGTAATGGCTATCAGTATCGGCGCGATGATCGGAAGCGGGATCTTCATCCTGCCTGCGTTGGCGATCGAAATCGCCGGTCCGGGCGTCGTGATCGCGTACCTGCTCGCGGGGCTGTTGGTCGTCCCCGCGGCGCTGAGCAAGTCCGAGATGGCGACGGCGATGCCAGAGGCCGGCGGGACCTACATTTATATCGAGCGGGGGATGGGGCCGTTGCTCGGCACCGTCGCCGGCGTCGGCACGTGGTTCTCGCTGGCGTTCAAGGGTGCGCTGGCGCTGGTCGGCGGCGTCCCCTATCTCGTTCTCCTGCTCGATCTGCCGGTCAAACCCGTCGCGCTGACGCTGGCGGTCGTGCTCATCGCGGTCAACGTCTTCGGGGCGAAACAGACCGGCCAACTCCAGGTCGCGATCGTCGTCGTCATGCTCGCCGCGCTGGCCTGGTTCGTCGGCGGCGGTGCGACGACGGTCGATCCCGGACAGTTCGACGGCTCCCTCGACGACGGGCTCGGCGGCCTGCTGGCCGCGACCGGGCTCGTCTTCGTCTCCTACGCCGGCGTCACCAAGGTCGCCAGCGTCGCCGAGGAGATCGAGGATCCCGGACGGAACATCCCGCTCGGCATCCTCGGCTCGCTGACGTTCACGACGATCCTCTACGTCCTCATCGTCGCGGTGATGATCGGCGTCTCCCCGCTCGAGGAACTGGCGGACTCGGCGACGCCGATGGCGGTCGCCGCCGAGGAGGCGCTGGCGTCTCCGGGCGTCATCGCCGTCGTCCTCGCGGCGATCCTCGCGCTGGTCAGCACCGCCAACGCCGGGATCCTCTCCTCGTCGCGCTACCCGTTCGCGATGAGCCGCGACGACCTCGCGCCGCCCCGGTTCGCGACGGTCAGCGATCGGTTCGGAACGCCCATCACCGCGATCACGCTGACCGGCGGCGTCATGCTCGCCCTGATCGCGTTCGTCCCCATCCTCGAGATCGCCAAGCTCGCGAGCGCGTTCCAGATCCTCGTGTTCGTCCTCATCAACGTCGCCGTGATCGCCTTTCGCTACGCCGACCCCGAGGAGTACGAGCCGACGTTCGAGTCGCCGCTGTATCCGGCCGTCCAGCTGTTCGGCGTCGCGAGCGGACTCGTCCTCCTCACGCAGATGGGGACCGTCGCCCTCGTTGGCGCGGCCGTCATCACCGCGGGGAGCATCGCCTGGTACGCGCTCTACGCGCGGCCCCGGATCGACCGCGCCGGGATCGCCGTCAACACGGTCCGGCGGAGTACCGGCCGCTCGGCCGTCGACCGGACCGAGGACGTCCTCGAGTCGGGGTCGGACGACGTCTTCGTGGCCCTCACCGAGGGGACCGGGCAGGCACGCGAGCGGCAACTGATCCGCATCGCCGCCGACGTCGCCCGCGAGCGCGGCGGCGGCGTCACGGTCGTTCAGTTCGACGAGGTGCCGGATCAGGTGTCGCTGGACTACGCCTCGGAGACGCAGTCGCCGGCCGACCTCCAGTTCGAGGAACAGACGGACCAGCTCTCGGCGGAGTTCGACGTGCCGATCACCTACGGCGAGATCGTCAGCCACGACACGAAACACGCGATCGTCAACTTCGCGGCCCACGAGGGGGACGACGTCCTCCTCATGGAGCGCCAGCCCGGCGGGCTCCGCCACCAGCTGATCGGGAGCCCGGTCGAGTGGATCCTCGAACACGCGCCGTGTGACGTCGTCCTCGTCGAGGACCGCGACTTCGACGCCGTCTCGGAGGTGACGGTCCTGACCGACCGGAGCCCGTTCGATCCCTCGAAGGTCAGGATCGCCGACGCGCTCGCGGGCGAGTTCGACGCGACGGTGCGGCTCGTCTACGCCGTCGAGTCGTCGGCCTCGGCCGATCTCAAGCGGACGGTCGAGGAGTATCAGGCGGAGTTGAGCGAGCTCTGTTCCGCGTCCGTGACGACCGAACTCGTCGAGACAGACGGCTCCGTCTCGGCACTGATCGATATCGCGCGGGACGCCGAATTCCTCGTCGTCGGCCGGTCGGGTGGGCGGCTGCGACCCGTCTTCGGAAACGACCTCGCGGACCGGCTCATCGACGCGACCGACTCGCCCGCCCTCGGCGTCCACGCACACGAGTCCCGCCGACCCGGATTGGTCGGCCGGATCGTCGAGCGGTTCGTCTTCTGAGAGATCACCGCCGTACCCGCGGCATCGTCCGTCTCAGGCGATCTGCTCTTCGTACTCGTCGGCGGTGAGAAGCGCCTCGAGGTCGTCGGGATCGGCCGGCTCGATCTCGAGCATCCAGCCGTCGCCGAAGGGGTCCTCGTTGACGAGTTCGGGCGCGTCGAAGAGGTCGTCGTTGACGGCGACGACATCGCCGCCGACGGGCGCGTAGAGGTCCGAGACGGCCTTGATCGATTCGACCACGCCGAACTCCGCCTCCCGTGCGAGATCGTCGCCCTCGTCGGGGAGTTCGACGAAGACTACGTCGCCGAGTTCGTCCTGTGCGAAGTCCGAGATACCGACCCGGACGACGCCGTCGGTCTCGAGTGCCCACTCGTGTGATTCAAGGTACCGTCTGTCGTCGGGAAC containing:
- a CDS encoding ABC1 kinase family protein, with translation MRGYYLRYLQVLVRFLPIAIAFLRDRRRFLVFGPPRRVAEATHRERARRLTETMVDLGPAFIKIGQVLSTRPDLVPPIYVEAFASLQDEIPEDAGGDPLTVVEAELGDDLDLETLEPVAGGSLAFVYTVDYEGERIALKVRRPGLEPMIERDLRVVRGLVPLLRAVADEDQRYSIENVADDFEAIVLEELDFAREAEIMRTIADNFADDDRVRIPATYDDLCSERVVAMEYIEGTKITDDDALAAAGRGPTEMATLIARTYLKMGLVDGVFHADPHPGNLAVTADGRLVIYDYGMSRRLSEAEQEDITNLYRHLVRRDIDGLLNTLIALEVLDQSVDRSAVRQVLELVIENLEGRSEITWRRIITELFSTLQEFPFRIPPNVMLLVRVGTVGEGVCRSLDPEFDFIAVTRSFLVDHGFIESEIDALLADVRTDLRESAPVLARAPARFDSVFGQLERGELVVKTDPVEPSDGGDPAVGYAVVAGSLLVASAVLTFHPEPLEVGSAVLALVFLGQYVRHRRTG
- a CDS encoding metal-dependent hydrolase, giving the protein MPSTVVHVAFAGLVGTALLGDEFDTRAILLVMGASALLDLDTLIGIVVPGTHRAALHNLWIVLLPAAALLWDARHREESLVRRRWGAYGHRLAWATLAALLFAHVLLDAFFNGVNLLWPVHDRFYDLSGELLVTDRRGLVQTFVELEGSGVAETTARGTTEDTHYRTGVDPTRDEPETGIERVFPIAATGERFVLTVAGLTAVAVRILEDRRAN
- the gcvH gene encoding glycine cleavage system protein GcvH, with the translated sequence MSFDVPDDRRYLESHEWALETDGVVRVGISDFAQDELGDVVFVELPDEGDDLAREAEFGVVESIKAVSDLYAPVGGDVVAVNDDLFDAPELVNEDPFGDGWMLEIEPADPDDLEALLTADEYEEQIA
- a CDS encoding universal stress protein codes for the protein MTKDLERDLGLASVMAISIGAMIGSGIFILPALAIEIAGPGVVIAYLLAGLLVVPAALSKSEMATAMPEAGGTYIYIERGMGPLLGTVAGVGTWFSLAFKGALALVGGVPYLVLLLDLPVKPVALTLAVVLIAVNVFGAKQTGQLQVAIVVVMLAALAWFVGGGATTVDPGQFDGSLDDGLGGLLAATGLVFVSYAGVTKVASVAEEIEDPGRNIPLGILGSLTFTTILYVLIVAVMIGVSPLEELADSATPMAVAAEEALASPGVIAVVLAAILALVSTANAGILSSSRYPFAMSRDDLAPPRFATVSDRFGTPITAITLTGGVMLALIAFVPILEIAKLASAFQILVFVLINVAVIAFRYADPEEYEPTFESPLYPAVQLFGVASGLVLLTQMGTVALVGAAVITAGSIAWYALYARPRIDRAGIAVNTVRRSTGRSAVDRTEDVLESGSDDVFVALTEGTGQARERQLIRIAADVARERGGGVTVVQFDEVPDQVSLDYASETQSPADLQFEEQTDQLSAEFDVPITYGEIVSHDTKHAIVNFAAHEGDDVLLMERQPGGLRHQLIGSPVEWILEHAPCDVVLVEDRDFDAVSEVTVLTDRSPFDPSKVRIADALAGEFDATVRLVYAVESSASADLKRTVEEYQAELSELCSASVTTELVETDGSVSALIDIARDAEFLVVGRSGGRLRPVFGNDLADRLIDATDSPALGVHAHESRRPGLVGRIVERFVF
- a CDS encoding helix-turn-helix domain-containing protein — encoded protein: MSGRGPKRELAEKIAGEITLSDDPGATLRKWRTDFDVSQTDLATELEVSSSVISDYESGRRESPGIGVVGRLVEGLLAIDERRGGERIRQYGRVLSAGFESDVVYDLREYATSIPLERLHDDLEATEVASSGTDRVSGHTVIDSIEAITRLSSEEFFRLYGQSTNRVLVFTNVTQGEGVGIALRVVNPTPNAVILHGLAEDDLWDHAEELARIDGYSLAVTNADLDDVLDSLVSIE